The following coding sequences lie in one Mesorhizobium sp. DCY119 genomic window:
- a CDS encoding glutamine synthetase family protein produces MAVSFSFDQLKKAVASDEIDTVLACSVDMQGRLVGKRFLAKYFVESAYDETHGCNYLLANDIDMEPVPGYKAASWSKGYGDFVMKPDLSTLRRVPWLEKTALVLCDVLDHHTHGDLPHSPRAILRKQVARLKERGYLAYFASELEFYLFNETYDTARAKHWQNLDTASPYIGDYLIGITTKEEGVMRRLRNEMEAAGIPIENSKGEWGPGQEEINVRYAEVLEMADRHVILKNGAKEIAESMGKSISFMAKYNYGLAGNSSHIHNSLWSEDGKTPLFYDKNADWTLSKLGQQWAAGQLKYAKEFTWFLAPYINSYKRFQAGTFAPTKIMWSEDNRTAGFRLCGEGTKGIRMECRIGGADLNPYLAFAALIAAGLAGIDEKLELQKPFVGDAYQASRLPEIPKTLREATETLAKSKMLKTALGEEVVEHYVHTARWEQMEYDRRITDWELHRGFERY; encoded by the coding sequence ATGGCCGTAAGTTTCTCGTTCGATCAGTTGAAGAAAGCAGTCGCAAGCGACGAGATCGATACGGTTCTCGCATGTTCCGTCGACATGCAGGGCCGTCTCGTTGGCAAGCGGTTCCTGGCGAAGTACTTCGTCGAATCCGCCTATGACGAGACGCATGGCTGCAACTATCTGCTGGCGAACGACATCGATATGGAGCCGGTGCCGGGCTACAAGGCGGCCAGCTGGTCGAAGGGCTATGGCGACTTCGTCATGAAGCCGGACCTTTCGACATTGCGCCGTGTGCCGTGGCTGGAAAAGACAGCACTGGTGCTGTGCGACGTGCTCGACCATCACACCCATGGCGATCTTCCGCATTCGCCGCGCGCCATCCTGCGCAAGCAGGTCGCCCGGCTGAAGGAACGCGGCTATCTCGCCTATTTCGCCTCCGAACTCGAATTCTATCTCTTCAACGAGACCTACGATACTGCCCGCGCCAAGCACTGGCAGAATCTCGACACCGCCTCGCCCTATATCGGCGACTACCTGATCGGCATCACCACCAAGGAAGAGGGCGTGATGCGCCGGCTGCGCAACGAGATGGAAGCTGCCGGCATCCCGATCGAAAACTCCAAGGGCGAGTGGGGTCCGGGCCAGGAAGAGATCAACGTGCGCTATGCCGAAGTTCTCGAAATGGCCGACCGCCATGTCATCCTGAAGAACGGTGCCAAGGAAATCGCCGAGAGCATGGGCAAGTCCATCTCCTTCATGGCGAAGTACAATTACGGGCTTGCCGGCAATTCCAGCCACATCCACAATTCGCTGTGGAGCGAGGACGGCAAGACGCCGCTGTTCTACGATAAAAATGCCGACTGGACGCTTTCGAAGCTCGGCCAGCAATGGGCCGCCGGCCAGCTCAAATACGCCAAGGAGTTCACCTGGTTCCTGGCGCCCTACATCAATTCCTACAAGCGCTTCCAGGCCGGCACATTCGCGCCGACCAAGATCATGTGGAGCGAGGACAACCGCACCGCCGGCTTCCGTCTGTGCGGCGAGGGCACCAAGGGCATCCGCATGGAGTGCCGCATCGGCGGCGCCGACCTCAACCCCTATCTCGCCTTCGCCGCGCTGATTGCTGCGGGCCTTGCCGGCATCGACGAGAAGCTGGAGCTGCAGAAGCCGTTTGTCGGCGACGCCTATCAGGCCTCGCGCCTTCCCGAGATTCCGAAGACGCTGCGCGAAGCGACGGAGACGCTGGCGAAATCGAAGATGCTGAAGACGGCGCTGGGCGAAGAGGTGGTCGAGCACTACGTCCACACCGCCCGCTGGGAGCAGATGGAATATGACCGCCGCATAACCGACTGGGAACTGCACAGGGGGTTCGAGCGGTATTAG
- a CDS encoding aldehyde dehydrogenase family protein, with amino-acid sequence MLETVKLITPIDGSIYVERPIATDQAVNAAVERARAAQVDWAQTSIAERGKYMLAMLEALVAMSDEIVPEIAWQMGRPVRYGGEFGGVRERTNYMVEIAEQALKPVMASNPKDGFRRYVKKEPLGVVMVVAPWNYPYLTAVNTIVPALMAGSTVILKHAAQTILVGERFAQAFEKAGLPKGVFQNIVLNHAQTEKLLGSGKIDHVNFTGSVAGGKAIEKAAAGTFMTLGLELGGKDPAYVLPDAKLDHAIANLVDGAFYNSGQCCCGIERVYVHEKVYDDFVEGFIAETKNYVVGNPLEQATTMGPMAQARFADFIREQKAEALRKGATAHINMKVDQDKAGSPYLAPEVLTNVDHQMSVMREESFGPIVGIMKVRGDEDAIALMNDSPYGLTASIWTADTDRAIAIGDRVETGTVFMNRCDYLDPALVWTGVKDTGKGAGLSQIGYDNLTRPKSYHLREAI; translated from the coding sequence ATCTTGGAAACCGTAAAACTCATTACCCCCATCGATGGCTCGATCTATGTCGAGCGGCCCATCGCGACCGATCAGGCTGTCAACGCTGCCGTTGAACGCGCGCGTGCTGCGCAGGTCGACTGGGCGCAGACCTCGATTGCCGAGCGCGGCAAATACATGCTGGCCATGCTTGAGGCGCTGGTCGCCATGAGCGACGAGATCGTGCCGGAGATCGCCTGGCAGATGGGCCGCCCCGTCCGCTATGGCGGCGAGTTCGGCGGCGTCAGGGAACGCACCAACTACATGGTCGAGATCGCCGAGCAGGCTTTGAAGCCGGTGATGGCCTCCAATCCGAAAGACGGTTTCCGCCGCTACGTGAAGAAGGAGCCGCTCGGCGTCGTCATGGTCGTTGCGCCGTGGAACTATCCCTATCTCACCGCCGTCAACACCATCGTTCCAGCGCTGATGGCGGGCTCCACCGTCATCCTCAAGCACGCTGCGCAAACGATCCTCGTCGGCGAGCGTTTTGCCCAGGCTTTCGAAAAGGCCGGCCTGCCCAAGGGCGTGTTCCAGAACATCGTGCTCAACCACGCCCAGACCGAAAAGCTTCTCGGCTCGGGCAAGATCGATCATGTCAATTTCACCGGTTCGGTTGCCGGCGGCAAGGCGATCGAGAAGGCGGCGGCCGGCACTTTCATGACGCTCGGCCTCGAACTCGGCGGCAAGGACCCGGCCTATGTCCTGCCCGATGCCAAGCTCGACCATGCCATCGCCAATCTGGTCGACGGCGCCTTCTACAATTCCGGCCAGTGCTGCTGCGGCATCGAGCGCGTCTATGTCCACGAAAAGGTCTATGACGATTTCGTCGAGGGCTTCATCGCCGAGACGAAGAACTATGTCGTCGGCAATCCGCTGGAACAGGCGACCACGATGGGGCCGATGGCGCAGGCACGCTTTGCCGACTTCATTCGCGAGCAGAAGGCGGAAGCCCTGCGCAAGGGCGCGACGGCACACATCAACATGAAGGTCGATCAGGACAAGGCCGGCTCGCCCTATCTGGCGCCGGAAGTGCTGACCAATGTCGACCACCAGATGAGCGTCATGCGCGAGGAAAGCTTTGGTCCCATCGTCGGCATCATGAAGGTGCGCGGCGACGAGGACGCCATCGCGCTGATGAACGACAGCCCCTACGGCCTCACCGCCTCGATCTGGACCGCCGACACCGACCGCGCCATCGCCATCGGCGACCGGGTCGAGACAGGCACCGTATTCATGAACCGCTGCGACTATCTCGACCCGGCGCTCGTCTGGACCGGCGTCAAGGACACCGGCAAGGGCGCCGGCCTGTCGCAGATCGGCTACGACAACCTGACGAGGCCGAAGAGCTATCATCTGCGCGAAGCTATTTAG